In Deinococcus psychrotolerans, a genomic segment contains:
- a CDS encoding DUF305 domain-containing protein: MMTKRNRGYTIKRLWLAGLLLMAGAGASMPGMKMDKAQASQSPASHSSPASGMASDTLGHLKALKGRAFDVAFAQAMTQHHQMALDMAALELAEGTRQTVKAAAKAVIAGQTKEIGQMKAWLSTWKAAAPSGKMALTQPKAGQVDRWFLTEMLPHHRGAVEMSRVALKNSQSAEVKTLARQIIAAQNKEISQYQTWLGALK; this comes from the coding sequence ATGATGACCAAACGAAATCGCGGCTACACCATCAAGCGTCTTTGGCTGGCTGGGCTTCTGTTGATGGCTGGTGCCGGGGCGAGCATGCCGGGAATGAAGATGGATAAGGCGCAGGCAAGCCAGTCTCCGGCAAGTCACTCCAGCCCAGCCTCCGGCATGGCGAGTGACACGCTCGGCCACCTCAAGGCCTTGAAGGGCCGCGCTTTTGATGTGGCGTTCGCGCAGGCCATGACCCAGCATCATCAGATGGCGCTCGATATGGCCGCCTTGGAATTGGCTGAGGGTACCCGGCAGACGGTCAAGGCGGCGGCGAAAGCCGTGATTGCTGGGCAGACCAAAGAGATTGGGCAGATGAAGGCTTGGCTCAGCACTTGGAAGGCGGCTGCGCCGAGCGGCAAGATGGCCTTGACTCAGCCCAAAGCGGGTCAAGTCGACCGTTGGTTTCTGACTGAAATGCTGCCGCATCACCGGGGCGCAGTGGAGATGAGTCGAGTGGCCCTCAAAAACAGCCAAAGCGCCGAGGTCAAGACGCTGGCCCGCCAAATCATCGCCGCTCAAAACAAAGAAATCAGCCAGTATCAAACATGGCTGGGGGCGCTCAAGTGA
- a CDS encoding D-alanyl-D-alanine carboxypeptidase/D-alanyl-D-alanine-endopeptidase: MRSLLTVPLLIAPLLAASLAGAAEVTLRPVLSPAVSALLQRPPSPAHTGLLVRDLTTGKVVEASRPDELFTPASTLKIVSMAARLSQSGPQAWYSADVTASAAEVNGKASALSSVTLRGGGDPSFSIQGRYSLAALAKQLSAKGIKSVGEVRLAPTVDSSTWPALPLGTPVVAVRLSEYPGWNDTAERYAERVISAFEGQLRAAGIQVGGGQSSSLGHVVGQAAVQQFGSVIPGASPPLPAPPPELGLATVRSQPLIELAKQTLKPSDNVWAEQIAAELGSKVAGNGAVTHAGMVAGLRAFLTKVGVNAAPMSLNDASGLSGGNRLTPRSLVTVLSRMYDLPITASKTPITPLDAFTQRKNLFIEALPRGATGEASAEARALGGTLAGRFVGSGLDVRAKTGTLPGVSSLAGYVRGKSGHVLAFALMMDQAPGNTLDLRAYQDRMVKVIAQNH; this comes from the coding sequence GTGCGTTCTCTGCTTACTGTGCCGCTCCTGATTGCGCCGCTGCTGGCCGCCTCACTCGCTGGCGCGGCGGAGGTGACGCTGCGCCCGGTGCTGAGTCCGGCGGTTTCAGCGCTTCTTCAGCGCCCGCCCAGCCCCGCCCACACTGGCCTGCTGGTGCGCGACCTCACGACTGGCAAGGTGGTGGAAGCCTCCCGCCCCGACGAGCTGTTTACTCCAGCGTCTACCCTAAAAATCGTCAGTATGGCCGCCCGCCTCAGCCAATCTGGGCCGCAGGCGTGGTACAGCGCCGATGTGACGGCCAGCGCCGCAGAAGTCAACGGCAAAGCCTCAGCGCTCAGCTCCGTTACCCTGCGCGGCGGCGGCGATCCCAGCTTCAGCATCCAGGGCCGCTATTCTCTGGCCGCGCTCGCCAAGCAGCTCTCAGCCAAAGGCATCAAAAGTGTTGGCGAGGTGCGCCTAGCGCCCACAGTCGACAGCAGCACTTGGCCTGCTTTGCCGCTGGGTACTCCTGTGGTGGCAGTGCGTCTGAGTGAATATCCGGGCTGGAATGACACTGCCGAGCGCTACGCCGAGCGCGTCATCAGCGCCTTTGAAGGCCAGTTGCGGGCGGCGGGCATTCAGGTGGGCGGCGGGCAGAGTAGCTCGCTGGGTCATGTGGTCGGGCAAGCGGCGGTGCAGCAGTTCGGCAGCGTGATTCCGGGCGCTTCGCCGCCGTTGCCCGCGCCCCCACCCGAACTCGGCCTCGCCACCGTTCGCAGCCAACCGCTGATCGAGCTGGCCAAGCAAACCCTCAAGCCCAGCGACAATGTCTGGGCCGAGCAGATCGCCGCCGAACTCGGCAGCAAGGTGGCCGGCAACGGAGCCGTGACCCACGCGGGCATGGTCGCCGGACTCCGCGCCTTCCTGACCAAAGTCGGTGTCAACGCCGCGCCAATGAGCCTCAACGACGCCTCAGGGTTGTCGGGCGGTAACCGCCTAACCCCGCGCAGCCTGGTGACGGTGTTGAGCCGGATGTACGACTTGCCGATCACTGCTTCAAAGACCCCGATCACGCCCTTAGATGCCTTTACCCAGCGCAAAAACCTGTTTATCGAAGCGCTGCCGCGTGGCGCAACCGGCGAGGCCAGCGCCGAGGCCCGCGCTCTCGGCGGCACGCTGGCTGGGCGCTTCGTCGGCAGCGGGCTGGACGTGCGGGCCAAAACCGGCACGCTGCCGGGCGTCTCCAGCCTGGCCGGGTATGTGCGCGGCAAATCGGGGCACGTGCTGGCCTTCGCCCTGATGATGGATCAGGCCCCCGGCAACACCCTCGATTTGCGGGCTTATCAAGACCGAATGGTGAAAGTCATCGCACAAAATCACTGA